The Anopheles maculipalpis chromosome 3RL, idAnoMacuDA_375_x, whole genome shotgun sequence genomic sequence AGTATAAAaaataagtatttttttttaattattttgagtgagtttagtaatttttaaaataatccgATATCCcctttacatatttttctagTTAATATTCATTACCGTATTAGTTAAAACGTTGAGCAACATTTTAGGGCAACCATCACAAATTCATACTTACTAAATTAAACCTTCGTTGATTTCGTTGGACGTGTTTCTCATTATTTAGCTGTGTTGGTTGATTGGTTGATTGGTTGGTGTGTGGTAAACTTGTTTGGTGAGTAACAAAAACATATCCAATCCAATTGTACAATTTACACGCAAAATCGATTTGCTTCTCTCGAtagtaacttttttttttattataaaaatgagCTCTTTTTTGATTTACAGGATTCTTCGATCTCTTCTGGAATTGCCTTTGACTGCGCAACCAAATGCCCTGTTAGTGAAGAAACATCAAACGAGTGGTGAATATTGCTCATTCTTTTGATGTATGCTACGCCTGGCAGGTTGCAGCACAAAGGGCAAATTTAAATTAGCAATAgagattagattttaataaattcgaatcgagttgttgttttggtcaCCCCtgtttcgtgtgtatgtgtcacCCGTACTAAACGAtggagtgttttgtttttccttcttttccatcttttttctCCACCGTTTGAATCAATTGTTTGAACGGTGTGTAGCGTATGGATCTTGGCGAATGTCCAAAGGTGCACGATCTGGCCCTGCGAGCTGATTATGAGAATGCATCGAAGAACAAGGATTACTACTACGATGTTGATGTAAGTATTTTTGCTTAGTATTATTTGGTTTCTTTTGCATCCATTTCTTAAACTTTATTTCTTCCTGTTTTTAGGCAATGGAACATCTGCAGGCCTTCATTGCCGATTGCGATCGTCGCACGGAAGCGGCCAAGAAACGGCTCGCCGAAACACAGGAAGAATTAACCGCCGAAGTTGCCGCTAAAGCAAACGCAGTCCACGAACTTGCCGAAGAAATCGGCAAGAAGCTTGCCAAAGCGGAAGCACTCGGTGAGGCTGGCCAGGTCGAGGAAAGCATGAAGCTTATGTCGGAAATCGAAGAGCTGCGTTCGGAAAAATCTCGTGCTGAGCAGGAGTATCGTAGTTCGATACCGGCCAGCACTTACCAGCAGCAGAAGCTGCGAGTATGTGAAGTTTGCTCCGCCTATCTGGGCATACACGATAACGATATACGGCTGGCGGACCATTTTGGTGGTAAGCTTCATCTGGGATTTTTGGCCATTCGGGACAAGCTGGCAGAGTTGGAAAAAACGGCTGGGCCGCGCCAGAAGGAGCTACGCAAAACGGGACGCGATCGTGACCATGAGGATCGTAGCCGTTCGCGGTACGTTGGTGGACGAGAGCTGGATCGACGATCCCGCGCTTTGGCACGCAGTCGTGATCGTAAGGATACGGCGGGGTAAGTTGTCTTTGTGCGAGTTTCGATGgaggaatattttttaatacgatttttaaatttgcagTCGCGATGTTAAACCGACGGAAGATCGTAAAGATCGCAATGAAGGGTGAGTTGCaatgaaaatggttcaaaaatACATGTTACTTATAAGAGCGCCCTATTTACAGTCGTGATCGTGATCGCGGTGACAGACGCCGCTCATCCGATCGCAGCAATCGGCGGTCTCGAAGCCGCGATCGTAGTCGTGATCGTCACAATGATCGTAATAACGATCGTAGGCGGCGATCAAGATCACGTGAAAGATCCAGACGGTAAGCAACTTTCATTCTGTAGACatcccaataaaaaaaaaacaggtaatAGCGGATAGGATAGCTGAATACACACAACCCCATCGGGCGAGACTTTCGtgtaaagcaacaacaaaataaacacaattaTCTGTACCAACCTACCACATACGACGCGGCAGAGGCGGATCCGGAGATCTGTTTCCACGAGGGGCCGAGAACCATTGTGGAGTCCGGAGCATCGCTTTATAATTGTAAGCATagtatttctttcttttctcattTCTATTAAACTGAACGAttcttttaattactttttgtTACACCACACAATCTTCTTACGGGGggacaaacagaaaaaaaagcaaaaaggt encodes the following:
- the LOC126564965 gene encoding putative RNA-binding protein Luc7-like 2; the protein is MSAHDQMRAMLDQLMGTARNGETNRYSVKFYDSKVCKSFLLGCCPHEILASTRMDLGECPKVHDLALRADYENASKNKDYYYDVDAMEHLQAFIADCDRRTEAAKKRLAETQEELTAEVAAKANAVHELAEEIGKKLAKAEALGEAGQVEESMKLMSEIEELRSEKSRAEQEYRSSIPASTYQQQKLRVCEVCSAYLGIHDNDIRLADHFGGKLHLGFLAIRDKLAELEKTAGPRQKELRKTGRDRDHEDRSRSRYVGGRELDRRSRALARSRDRKDTAGRDVKPTEDRKDRNEGRDRDRGDRRRSSDRSNRRSRSRDRSRDRHNDRNNDRRRRSRSRERSRR